The window GTAGAAGTTACGAACGTAACTGCGCTGAACCTGAAGCAAATCAAAGTAGACTTCAACCAAGCTGTTGACGCTGCTTCCGCAACTGCTTCGGCTAACTACACCTACACTGGTGCTGTCGGCAACGGTTATGCAGCTGAAGGCGCATTCGTGCTGTCGGCTGACAAGAAATCCGTTATCATCACTCTTCTGAACGCTGAAGCGCAACAAGCTTCCGCAACCCTTAAGATCAAAGACGTGGTAGCTGGTGACAATAAGCTCGCAGAAGTGACCAAGTCCGTTTCCTTCTTCGATGCAACTGTTCCGTCTGTTACCACTGCAACTGTAACTGGCCCGTCCAAAGTAACTGTTGAGTTCTCCGAGCCGGTAACTGCTGGTGCCCTCAACGCTTCTGCATTCTCTCTGGACGGCAACACTTACTCCCTGTCCTCTGCAACTGCAGTTGTAGGCGAGCCGAACAAGGTTGAACTGACCATCGGCGCTACACTGCCGGAAGGTGAACACACCATCAAGATCAACCCGGCTGGCACTGATCCGGCTAACCAAGTGAAAGACTTTGCTGGTTTCGTTGTTCCGACTGCAGATGTGAAGTTCACTTACACTGTCGATAAGACTGCTCCGGTTGCTGTTATTGACAGCGTTGCTCAAAACCAAGTAGTCATCAAGTTCAACAAAGCTATCACTAACACTGGTGCGATTTCCGTATATCACACCTACAATAACATCTTTAACTACCGCGGTACTTCTTCGTGGAGCGTGGATGGCAAAACTCTGACCGTTACTTTCGCTGACGCTCCGCTGGCTGTTGGCACTGCAACGATCTTCGTGAACAACGCTTCTGCTGGCTCTGCTGCTGATGCATGGGGCAACAAGTTTGCAAGCACCACTTTGACTGCAACTGTCGCTTCTGATGTGACTGCTCCGACTGTTACTTCCGTGAAGCAAGTTGACAGCACCAACATCGATGTAACCTTCAGCAAAGCAGTAGAAGGTGCAAACATTGCATCTAACTATGTGCTGAAAGACGCTGACGGCGAAGTTGTTGAAGTCAAATCCGCAACTAAGCAAGGTAACACCAACGTTTACCGTCTGAACACTGCAATTCTGAACGGTGGTTCCTACACCCTGAGCATTGGTGCTGACCTGATCAAGGACACTTCTTACAACAAGAACAAACTTGCTGCGTACACTGCTACTGTTAGCGTAACTGACAAGGTTGCTCCGGAAGTAATGCCGTCTGGCGTATTCGCTTCTGACACGAAGAAAGTACAAATCAACTTCTCCGAAGCAATGACAGATGCTGCTCTGAACGCGTCCAACTACCTGATCGCGTACAACGGCATTGCCAAGCAGTCCCTGCCGACTGGTTCGACTGTGACTTGGGGTGCAAGCAAGAGCTCCGTTATTATCACCTTCCCGTCCGCTCAGGCCGGCCTCGTTTCTGGCACTTCGAAGGTGTTCGTAGCTCAACTGGCTGACCTGGCTGGTAACAAAACCGAGGGCTTCCAAAACGAAGTTACCTTGAGCACCGACAACATTGCTCTGGCAAACGTTGTTGCTGGTTCTGTGAAAGCTACTGCTCGAGACACCATCGAGTTCCAGCTGAACACGGCTCTGACTGCAATTAACGTTGCCAACTTCACGATTAACGGTGTTGCTGCAACTGCTGCTTCTTACGTGAATAACGATGGAAAAGCAACTGTGACTGTAAAAGCTCCGGCTGCGAGCAAGTTTGCTACTAACTTGTCCGACCTGAACGCTTCTGCAATCACTATCTCCGCTAATGGCGTAACCTCCGCATTCGGTACTCAAAACTCCGGTACCGTTACCATCGCGAAAGCCACTGTTAAGGACACTGTTGCACCGGAAATTACCGGCTACGCAACTGTAGATGCTAACAACAATGGTAAGATCGATGCAGTAACCGTGACCTTCTCCGAAGACCTGTACGTTGCTTCCGTACAAGAGTCCGACTTCACTATTGAAGGCTACACCATCACTGGTGTTGCTCTGAGTGCAGGTAATGTTGTAACCATCTCTGTAAAAGAGAACTCTGTGATCGACGCTGATGCTACCCCGAAAGTTACCTTGGTTGGCGCTGTTTCTGACAACTCCGCACAACGTAACTCCTTGGGCGCTCAAGCAGCTGTAGCTGCAACCGACTCGATCGCAGCATTCATCACCGGCGCTGTATACAGTGTATCTGGTGGCAACCACTACGTAACAGTTACCTTCTCTGAAGGCGTAACCGACGAAAATGGTGCTGCTCTCGACGCAACTGACTTTGTACTCACCGATGGTGGTGCAGGTACTGCTACAATCGCTAACGCAGTTCACAACGCTAAGTCCAAGTCTGTTGTTCTGCAAGTATCTGAAGCACTGACTGATGGCGCTCTGGTAAATGCCGTAGCAACCAAGGTTAAAGATGCAGCTGGCAACGTTTCTGCAACTGCTACCTTCGCAGTAACCGGCCTCAACTAATAAGAGGTTATACCGAAAAGGAGTCCGATTCCCGGACTCCTTTTTTGTGTGTTACATTTTTTGAAGATATTGCTCCAATGAGATATACTGATGTCAGGATCTAAAGCCAATGGAGGGCAAAAAGATGGAAATGAAGAAAGAAAGCTTTTTCACGCGACTTTTTGCGCGTAAAGTAGAAGAACAATCGGAGCCAGCGATTGATGAAGCTGCAATTCCGATGAACGCTCAGACGCTCCCTCATACTTTGATTGCGTTCACTGAAGAACAAGAAGCGAAGTTTACAGAGGAACAAAAAGAAGATTTGCAAAAAAAACTTTTGGAGCTTCCGCCACTGCGTTTGGGTGAAATAAACTTCGTACCATTTGATGCGGGCTCTTTATTTGGAGGCTACTTTGTACGTGTCTTTATACGACAGGGAAGAGATCTACTTGAGGAATTTACTTTAAATGAGCTTCCCCTTTTTCTTATTGACGCCTCAGGTGAGAAGGTAGCAGGAGGAGTTTTTCGTCCGCAAAACTTTGGTACATTGCGTTTTGGCGAATCTAGAGTCTGGACATTTGCATGGCGTCCTGAACAAGTACTAAAGAAGGAAGTTGATCTTACTCAGTTCACAGTTGCATTTGAATAATATAGGACTTGTAGCGCTGAGATCACTTGTCAACGCTATTATGAAGCCAAGCCTGTCTCTCGATGCTCAAGATCTGGGAGATAGGCTTTTTTGCATTTCATTCAACTTTTCTCGATTTGAGCGGCTAGTAAGTAAACGCAAAAGGAGGTGTCGGACAATGTCATTCGTTCCCAAGGCAGATTGGAAGTATAACGAAGTTTTGACGGAAGATGATATGAATCGCATTGAAAGTGGAATTGAAGCGGCGCATGTCATGATCGGGGATGTAGGCCGGGAGGTCGTGGGGCTGCAGGAGATGGCAGAAGATGCATTGCGCTCATTACGTCTTAACTTCCTTGATCTCGCCATTGAAGTGGAAACGATGAAAAAAGCGCAGTTGACAGGGGTTACCGCCAACATTTTGGTGGAGACGTTTCTTGATGTCAACGACATTACCAGCTGTAACGGGGCGCTGAAGTATGATGTAGAGCAACGAAAGATTTTTTTAGCCTAATGGAAGGAGGGCGCTCTTGTGGCGAATTACACATTATCAAATCTGCCAGCGAAATTTGCAATTGGTGATACGATTACCATCAACTTTACTGGTGCCATGCAGTCTTTAAATATTGGGACATATCGTGAGGTCGGAGTTCTCAAAATCGAGTGTTGGGGTGGCGGTGGTCAGCATGATGGACAATCATCCCCAGCAGGCGGTGGAAAAGGTGGATATGTCGTCGGCGAACTCAACACGAAGAACTTACGTGAGAATGGTACCACTATGCTTTATTGCATCGTTGGAGGGTATGCGAACACCTTTAATGGCGGAGGAAGTGGCTCCAAAATAGGAGGCGGTGCAACAGATGTTCGAACAGACTGGACAGGTGGTGCATGGAACAACGCTACATCACTGAACTCCCGTTTGATCGTAGCAGGAGGAGGCGGTGCTACTACTAGTGGTGGTTCTTATCAAGCGGGAGATGGCGGTGGGTTTACAGGTGTGACGGGTAGCATGGGAAGAAACTGCTATCAGGCAGCGAGTGGCGGTTCACAAATTTCGGGGGGGGTTGGTGGTAGATCAAACGGTGGGACCGATATGTCGCCGCTAAATGGAGGAGCAGGTTCATTCGGTGTGGGAGGATCTTCACCCGCCAGTACATATCATGGCGGCGGTGGAGGTGGCGGCTGGTATGGAGGTGCTGGCGGTGTTTCTGACGGCGATCCAGCAGGAGTCGACTGTTACAATCCAGGCGGTGGTGGATCATCTTACATTGCCGGCCATCCTTCATGTCCGCAAGCGCATCCCAAT of the Tumebacillus sp. BK434 genome contains:
- a CDS encoding S-layer homology domain-containing protein, with protein sequence MNKSKKLTAAVAATAVASAIVAPVASASVSFSDINGSYAKDAILELANAGIIVGENGKFNPSANIKRQDFAIIMAKALKLDLTNAPKTATFSDVPTTHYSYAAVEAAVKAGLLSGTGNGNFGLGTNLTREQMAVVFVNALGVDVSGLGAGLKFADASSISAWAKDAVAFAVEAKLLSGDNNNKFNPAANAERQQVAVVASNFLKAQEVYKAAQLKAVTLKDNSTVEISFTKAVESLTAADIKVAVKGTNTEVAISGLTLSADKKSATFTADFAGSTTYTVTYGGKSAEVTTAATNAVEVTNVTALNLKQIKVDFNQAVDAASATASANYTYTGAVGNGYAAEGAFVLSADKKSVIITLLNAEAQQASATLKIKDVVAGDNKLAEVTKSVSFFDATVPSVTTATVTGPSKVTVEFSEPVTAGALNASAFSLDGNTYSLSSATAVVGEPNKVELTIGATLPEGEHTIKINPAGTDPANQVKDFAGFVVPTADVKFTYTVDKTAPVAVIDSVAQNQVVIKFNKAITNTGAISVYHTYNNIFNYRGTSSWSVDGKTLTVTFADAPLAVGTATIFVNNASAGSAADAWGNKFASTTLTATVASDVTAPTVTSVKQVDSTNIDVTFSKAVEGANIASNYVLKDADGEVVEVKSATKQGNTNVYRLNTAILNGGSYTLSIGADLIKDTSYNKNKLAAYTATVSVTDKVAPEVMPSGVFASDTKKVQINFSEAMTDAALNASNYLIAYNGIAKQSLPTGSTVTWGASKSSVIITFPSAQAGLVSGTSKVFVAQLADLAGNKTEGFQNEVTLSTDNIALANVVAGSVKATARDTIEFQLNTALTAINVANFTINGVAATAASYVNNDGKATVTVKAPAASKFATNLSDLNASAITISANGVTSAFGTQNSGTVTIAKATVKDTVAPEITGYATVDANNNGKIDAVTVTFSEDLYVASVQESDFTIEGYTITGVALSAGNVVTISVKENSVIDADATPKVTLVGAVSDNSAQRNSLGAQAAVAATDSIAAFITGAVYSVSGGNHYVTVTFSEGVTDENGAALDATDFVLTDGGAGTATIANAVHNAKSKSVVLQVSEALTDGALVNAVATKVKDAAGNVSATATFAVTGLN
- a CDS encoding SLAP domain-containing protein, producing MEMKKESFFTRLFARKVEEQSEPAIDEAAIPMNAQTLPHTLIAFTEEQEAKFTEEQKEDLQKKLLELPPLRLGEINFVPFDAGSLFGGYFVRVFIRQGRDLLEEFTLNELPLFLIDASGEKVAGGVFRPQNFGTLRFGESRVWTFAWRPEQVLKKEVDLTQFTVAFE